A stretch of the Pirellulales bacterium genome encodes the following:
- a CDS encoding cysteine hydrolase family protein, which translates to MNCRARNTLLTMITSVLLGTAYLGAADRGESLELHARSRTVSKDTSGKSQPVATEKAVTWDPQKTALIICDMWDDHWCRGAARRVTELAPSVNKFAHAARDRGVFVIHCPSTCVDFYKDTPQRKRALDAPAAKAPQPLSQATRWGTKWCWPDPRREAELPIDDSDMGCDCTPTCEIHSPWKREISLIDIEPADAISDDGQEVYNLLQKRGIDNILICGVHLNMCVLGRSFAIRQMVQLGKNVMLVRDLTDTMYNSRMRPFVNHFRGNDLMVEHVERSWCPTIASSDLFGGEPFRFQEDAGK; encoded by the coding sequence ATGAACTGCCGCGCAAGGAATACTCTGCTGACGATGATTACCAGTGTGCTGCTCGGCACGGCGTATCTTGGCGCGGCCGATCGGGGCGAATCGCTCGAATTGCATGCTCGCAGCCGTACGGTCAGCAAAGACACGTCAGGAAAAAGCCAGCCCGTCGCGACCGAGAAGGCGGTCACCTGGGATCCGCAAAAAACGGCCCTCATCATCTGCGACATGTGGGACGACCATTGGTGCCGCGGCGCCGCGCGGCGGGTGACGGAATTGGCGCCATCCGTCAATAAGTTTGCGCATGCCGCGCGAGATCGGGGTGTCTTTGTCATTCACTGCCCCAGCACGTGCGTCGACTTTTATAAGGACACACCGCAGCGCAAGCGCGCGCTGGATGCCCCCGCGGCGAAGGCGCCCCAACCCCTTTCCCAGGCGACGCGGTGGGGAACAAAGTGGTGCTGGCCCGACCCGCGCCGTGAAGCAGAGTTGCCGATCGATGATTCGGACATGGGCTGCGATTGTACGCCCACCTGCGAAATCCACTCCCCTTGGAAGCGCGAGATCAGCCTGATCGATATCGAGCCGGCCGACGCCATCAGCGACGATGGCCAGGAGGTTTATAACCTGCTCCAGAAGCGCGGCATCGACAACATCCTGATTTGCGGCGTGCATCTGAACATGTGCGTGCTCGGGCGGTCGTTTGCCATCCGTCAGATGGTGCAACTTGGCAAGAATGTGATGCTGGTCCGCGACCTGACCGACACGATGTACAACTCGCGGATGCGGCCGTTTGTGAACCACTTCCGCGGCAACGATCTGATGGTCGAGCACGTCGAACGTTCGTGGTGCCCGACGATCGCGAGCAGTGACCTATTCGGGGGCGAGCCGTTTCGGTTCCAGGAAGATGCGGGGAAGTAG
- a CDS encoding PSD1 and planctomycete cytochrome C domain-containing protein — MIACITDVRRGACILALVWTCSHAAVSVAADDATIKFNRDIRPILAENCFTCHGPDKNKREADLRLDTQAGAMATIGDHHPIVPGKPEESELIARVTTDDESLRMPPPATGKQLTARQIELLRAWIAAGAPWQEHWSYTPIERPKLSTNSNATHPIDAFLASRQIEAGLSPAAEADRVTLARRLSFDLVGLPPAPETVDAFVHDEREDAYERYVDSLLASPHYGERMAMYWLDLVRYADTTGIHGDNHRDVAPYRDYVIGAFNANMPLDRFIVEQLAGDLFPTPTLAQKVASGYNRMNMTTTEGGAQAKEYIAKYAADRVRNASTVYLGATLGCAECHDHKYDPFTTKDFYSFAAFFADVQEQPVALPGPAFPVPSSDQEKKLAELDAALLKVRATLDTQTPELDAAQVAWEAIARERLTNPPQLATWQAVGPFKADSFEAAFDTAYGPEKDIDLTATFTDAQLAWLPHADWADGAAHELPAERGAMYLYRTIESPRATPLVISLGSDDGLRVWHDGKEVHTQRKKRPVKPDEDQVTLQLHPGTNQLLLKVVNAEAGAGFYFRVVEADVPAAMAPLVVKPALERNEEGRNAIAKFHRGVATLLNPARDQLAALEKERKEVDAGVLRTLVAMAGEPRMTRVLPRGNWLNESGEVVTPTTPGFLKPIAVEGRRPSRLDLAQWMVSRDNPLVARVFVNRLWKLAFGRGLTAPLDDLGAQGSWPVHLELIDWLAAELIDSGWDIKHVLRLIVSSHAYRRSSHTSPEALHVDPYNLLVARQGRFRLEAEMVRDNALAVSGLLVPTIGGRSVKPYQPRGYWAHLNFPVREYEADHGPDLYRRGLYTYWCRTFLHPSLLAFDAPTREECTAERNRSNTPTQALVLLNDPIYVEAARVFAEHILRQTTLPTNDRINWAFHHAVSRPATNDELQILNTLLEKHRQYYAGNADEARKLVAVGETPVPADLDPTELAAWTSVARTILNLHETISRY, encoded by the coding sequence ATGATTGCCTGCATTACTGATGTCCGGCGTGGCGCCTGCATTCTCGCCCTCGTGTGGACCTGCTCGCACGCGGCGGTAAGTGTGGCGGCCGACGATGCGACGATCAAATTCAATCGCGATATCCGGCCGATCCTGGCCGAGAACTGTTTCACTTGCCACGGACCTGACAAGAACAAGCGCGAAGCTGACCTGCGTCTCGACACGCAGGCCGGTGCAATGGCCACGATCGGCGATCATCACCCGATCGTGCCGGGCAAGCCCGAAGAAAGCGAACTGATTGCGCGTGTCACGACCGACGACGAATCGCTGCGCATGCCCCCGCCGGCAACCGGCAAGCAACTCACGGCGCGACAAATCGAGCTGCTGCGGGCGTGGATCGCCGCGGGCGCCCCCTGGCAAGAGCATTGGTCGTACACACCGATCGAACGGCCGAAACTTTCGACCAACTCAAACGCCACCCATCCGATCGATGCGTTTCTCGCGTCGCGGCAGATCGAGGCGGGACTTTCGCCGGCTGCCGAAGCGGATCGCGTGACCTTGGCCCGGCGCTTGTCGTTCGATCTCGTCGGGCTACCGCCGGCGCCCGAAACGGTCGACGCGTTTGTGCATGACGAGCGCGAAGATGCCTACGAGCGATACGTCGATTCGCTGCTGGCGTCGCCGCACTATGGCGAGCGGATGGCCATGTACTGGCTCGACCTGGTGCGCTACGCCGACACCACCGGTATTCACGGCGATAATCATCGTGATGTTGCCCCGTACAGGGATTACGTGATCGGCGCATTCAACGCCAACATGCCGCTCGATCGGTTCATCGTCGAACAATTGGCCGGCGACCTGTTTCCGACGCCGACACTGGCTCAAAAGGTCGCGTCGGGCTACAACCGGATGAACATGACGACGACTGAAGGGGGCGCGCAGGCGAAAGAGTATATCGCCAAGTACGCCGCGGATCGGGTGCGTAACGCCTCGACGGTCTACCTCGGTGCGACGCTCGGATGCGCCGAATGCCACGATCACAAGTACGATCCCTTTACGACGAAGGACTTCTACAGCTTCGCGGCATTCTTCGCCGACGTGCAAGAGCAGCCGGTGGCGCTACCCGGCCCGGCGTTTCCTGTGCCCAGTTCGGATCAAGAGAAAAAGCTGGCCGAACTTGATGCAGCGCTACTAAAAGTGCGTGCCACACTCGATACGCAGACGCCCGAGTTGGACGCCGCGCAAGTCGCCTGGGAAGCGATAGCCCGCGAGCGATTAACAAATCCGCCGCAGCTCGCAACCTGGCAAGCGGTCGGGCCGTTCAAGGCCGACAGCTTCGAAGCGGCGTTTGATACGGCTTATGGTCCGGAAAAGGACATCGATCTAACGGCCACGTTCACGGATGCGCAGCTCGCTTGGTTGCCACATGCGGACTGGGCCGATGGCGCCGCGCACGAGTTACCCGCCGAGCGCGGAGCCATGTATCTGTACCGCACGATCGAATCGCCACGCGCCACGCCGCTCGTGATTTCGCTGGGCAGCGATGATGGGCTGCGAGTTTGGCACGATGGCAAGGAGGTGCATACGCAGCGCAAGAAGCGACCCGTCAAGCCGGACGAGGATCAGGTCACGCTGCAACTGCACCCGGGCACGAATCAGTTGCTATTAAAAGTGGTAAATGCCGAGGCCGGCGCCGGTTTTTATTTCCGCGTCGTCGAGGCCGATGTGCCAGCAGCGATGGCACCGCTGGTCGTGAAGCCCGCCTTAGAGCGTAACGAAGAAGGACGCAATGCAATCGCCAAATTCCATCGGGGCGTGGCTACGCTCTTAAATCCCGCGCGCGATCAACTGGCGGCGCTGGAAAAAGAGCGCAAAGAAGTCGACGCCGGCGTGCTGCGAACCCTGGTGGCAATGGCCGGCGAGCCGCGCATGACCCGTGTGCTGCCGCGCGGCAATTGGTTGAACGAATCGGGCGAGGTGGTCACACCAACCACGCCAGGTTTTCTGAAGCCGATCGCGGTCGAAGGACGCCGCCCCTCGCGGCTCGACCTGGCGCAGTGGATGGTGTCGCGCGATAACCCGCTCGTCGCACGGGTCTTCGTGAATCGGCTGTGGAAGCTGGCCTTCGGTCGTGGTCTGACAGCACCGCTCGACGATTTAGGAGCCCAGGGTTCGTGGCCCGTACACCTGGAGCTGATCGATTGGCTGGCCGCCGAACTCATCGACAGCGGCTGGGATATAAAGCATGTACTTCGGCTGATCGTCAGTTCCCATGCGTATCGGCGCAGCTCGCATACTTCGCCCGAGGCATTGCATGTCGACCCCTACAATCTATTGGTGGCGCGACAGGGTCGATTCCGACTCGAAGCGGAAATGGTGCGCGACAATGCGTTGGCCGTCAGCGGGTTATTGGTCCCCACGATCGGCGGGCGCAGCGTGAAGCCCTATCAGCCGCGCGGCTATTGGGCCCATTTGAATTTTCCAGTGCGCGAATACGAAGCCGACCATGGTCCGGATCTGTATCGCCGGGGGCTGTACACCTACTGGTGCCGCACGTTCCTGCACCCCAGCCTGCTGGCGTTTGATGCGCCCACGCGAGAGGAATGCACGGCTGAGAGAAATCGTTCGAACACGCCGACGCAGGCGCTCGTTTTACTAAACGACCCGATCTACGTCGAGGCGGCCCGCGTCTTCGCTGAGCATATTTTGCGACAGACGACGTTGCCGACAAACGATCGCATCAATTGGGCATTTCATCACGCCGTGTCACGTCCGGCGACGAACGACGAGTTGCAAATTCTCAACACGCTCTTGGAAAAGCATCGGCAGTACTATGCCGGCAATGCCGACGAGGCGCGCAAACTGGTGGCGGTGGGAGAAACCCCGGTTCCGGCGGACCTCGATCCGACCGAGCTGGCAGCCTGGACGTCGGTCGCGCGCACGATTCTCAATTTGCACGAAACGATTTCGCGGTATTAA
- a CDS encoding DUF1501 domain-containing protein — MNDPRILSSADRDALAREICRRTFLARAGANVGALALASLGAPNLLRAGDSTPPQALPAAGPWPGVVRPLHFAPRVKRVIYLYMAGGPSHLETFDYKPKLAEMQGQPMPESYTKGQPIAQLQNAKLTCLAPQHPFVRCGQSGQEISSVFPRLATVADEMCIIRSLHTDAINHDPAHTFMNTGTTISGRPSMGAWLTYGLGSDSDDLPGFVVMTSLGKFGQAQPIAARMWHSGFLPSRFQGVEFRSKGDAVLYLSNPPGVDRQRQAELVDAVKTLNTQANQTLDDPEIATRVTQYEMAFRMQASVPHLLDVSDEPAHVMEMYGTQGADGSFGANCLLARRLAERGVRFIQLYHRDWDHHGSVKEHVKGTAAEVDRGATALIMDLKQRGMLDETLIVYGGEFGRTPMAQGNGRDHHMQGFSMWLAGGGIRRGISYGATDELGYKAVENPVHVNDLHATMLHLFGIDHARLTYRFQGRDFRLTDVAGRVIHEILA, encoded by the coding sequence ATGAACGATCCACGTATTCTGAGTTCCGCGGACCGTGACGCGCTCGCTCGCGAGATTTGCCGCCGCACGTTTCTGGCCCGTGCCGGTGCGAATGTCGGCGCCTTGGCTCTGGCGTCGTTAGGGGCGCCGAACTTGCTGCGTGCCGGAGATTCAACCCCGCCACAAGCGCTACCGGCCGCTGGCCCTTGGCCGGGCGTGGTGCGCCCCTTGCATTTCGCCCCGCGCGTGAAGCGCGTGATTTATCTGTACATGGCGGGCGGCCCTTCGCATTTGGAAACGTTCGACTACAAGCCGAAGCTGGCCGAGATGCAAGGCCAGCCCATGCCCGAGTCGTATACCAAAGGACAGCCGATCGCGCAGTTGCAAAACGCCAAGCTGACCTGCCTGGCGCCGCAGCATCCCTTCGTGCGTTGCGGGCAGTCCGGGCAAGAGATTTCGAGCGTCTTTCCCCGCCTGGCGACCGTGGCCGACGAGATGTGCATCATTCGCTCACTGCACACCGATGCCATCAACCACGATCCGGCCCACACGTTCATGAACACGGGCACCACGATCTCGGGACGCCCGTCGATGGGGGCATGGTTGACCTACGGGCTCGGCAGCGACAGCGATGACCTGCCCGGCTTCGTCGTGATGACTTCGTTGGGGAAGTTTGGCCAGGCGCAGCCCATTGCGGCGCGGATGTGGCACAGCGGTTTTCTGCCCAGCCGTTTTCAGGGAGTCGAGTTTCGCTCGAAAGGGGACGCCGTCCTTTACCTCAGCAATCCGCCGGGCGTGGATCGCCAGCGGCAAGCCGAACTGGTCGACGCCGTGAAGACGTTGAACACGCAAGCAAATCAGACATTGGACGATCCCGAGATCGCGACGCGCGTCACCCAGTACGAAATGGCGTTTCGCATGCAAGCCAGTGTGCCCCACTTGCTCGACGTTTCGGATGAGCCCGCCCACGTCATGGAAATGTACGGTACGCAGGGGGCCGATGGATCATTCGGGGCGAACTGCCTGCTGGCGCGTCGGTTGGCCGAGCGCGGCGTGCGCTTCATTCAGTTGTACCATCGCGACTGGGATCATCACGGCAGCGTTAAGGAACACGTCAAGGGAACGGCGGCCGAAGTCGATCGCGGCGCCACGGCCCTAATCATGGACCTGAAGCAGCGCGGCATGCTGGACGAGACGTTAATCGTTTATGGTGGCGAGTTCGGCCGTACGCCAATGGCGCAGGGCAACGGCCGCGATCATCACATGCAAGGCTTTTCGATGTGGCTGGCCGGCGGCGGCATTCGCCGTGGCATCAGCTACGGGGCCACCGACGAATTAGGTTACAAGGCGGTTGAAAACCCGGTACACGTCAACGATCTGCACGCCACGATGCTGCACCTGTTCGGCATCGATCATGCGCGGCTGACGTACCGCTTCCAGGGACGCGACTTCCGCCTGACCGACGTCGCCGGACGCGTGATTCACGAAATCCTGGCCTGA
- a CDS encoding NAD(P)H-dependent oxidoreductase, with translation MSSAVKILAMAGSTREASFNKKLVKLAAAGAQAAGAEVTVIDLRDLAMPLYDGDLEASSGLPASAMKLKELMLAHQGFLISSPEYNSSISAVLKNAIDWASRPATGEPPLACFNDKVAALISASPGALGGLRGLVHLRAVLGNINVLVLPDQVAVMNAHTAFADDGSLKDVKLQARVEAVGAKLARVLAKLHN, from the coding sequence ATGAGTTCTGCTGTGAAGATCCTGGCCATGGCCGGCAGCACGCGTGAAGCGTCGTTCAACAAGAAGCTAGTGAAGCTGGCCGCCGCCGGCGCCCAGGCCGCGGGGGCCGAAGTCACGGTGATCGATCTGCGCGACCTCGCGATGCCTCTGTACGACGGCGACCTCGAAGCCAGCTCGGGCCTGCCGGCCAGTGCGATGAAGCTCAAGGAGCTGATGCTCGCTCATCAAGGTTTTTTGATTTCTTCGCCCGAATACAACAGCTCGATTTCGGCCGTGCTGAAGAACGCCATCGATTGGGCCTCGCGCCCGGCGACAGGCGAGCCCCCACTGGCCTGCTTCAACGACAAGGTGGCGGCGCTCATCAGTGCCTCGCCCGGAGCGCTTGGCGGCCTGCGCGGACTGGTCCATCTGCGTGCTGTGCTGGGCAACATCAACGTTCTGGTGCTGCCGGACCAGGTGGCCGTCATGAACGCTCACACGGCATTTGCCGACGACGGCTCGTTGAAGGACGTCAAGCTGCAAGCCCGCGTCGAAGCAGTCGGCGCCAAGCTAGCGCGCGTGCTCGCGAAGCTGCACAACTAG
- a CDS encoding PQQ-binding-like beta-propeller repeat protein → MPIAAQLALIVLVLFATSLVRAADTQWPQFRGPAALGTADNPDLPDTWSSTDNIAWKQDTPGRGWSSPIVWGDRVFVTTVTNDEEVKNKDRKRGLYLGGNRDEPSKSEHQWRVLCLDLNDGRVLWEQVAHTGLPPESSHLKNSYASETPVTDGERLYVYFGNLGVFCYALDGEPLWSRTLGTYKTASGWGTGGSPAIFNDRLYVLNDNEDQSFLSALDTKTGAEMWRTPRPEKSSWSTPFVWNHADRTEIVVSGSGAVRSYDLDGKMLWQLGDMSGNAIPTPMAGPNLLYVSSGYFMGNKKPIVAVRPGASGDITLAPDATSNDFVAWCQRKAAPYNPSILLYKGLIYSITDLGLTSCFDAQTGAALYEKKRLPNAKAVTASPWAYNGQVFCLSEYGETFVIKAGPDFEVVRVNSLADDDMCLATPAIAGDKLLLRSDRRLYAVQKSAKIAAGKAE, encoded by the coding sequence ATGCCTATTGCCGCGCAATTAGCTCTCATCGTGCTCGTTCTCTTCGCGACGAGCCTCGTGCGCGCGGCCGACACGCAGTGGCCACAGTTTCGCGGGCCGGCGGCGCTGGGGACTGCCGACAACCCTGATCTGCCGGATACCTGGAGCTCGACCGATAACATCGCCTGGAAGCAAGACACGCCGGGCCGTGGTTGGTCGTCGCCGATTGTCTGGGGCGACCGGGTCTTCGTCACCACCGTCACCAACGATGAAGAAGTCAAGAACAAGGACCGCAAGCGTGGCCTGTACCTGGGAGGGAATCGAGACGAGCCTTCGAAAAGCGAGCACCAGTGGCGCGTGCTATGCCTCGACCTGAATGACGGACGAGTGCTGTGGGAACAAGTAGCCCACACCGGTTTGCCGCCGGAATCGTCGCATCTGAAAAACAGCTACGCTTCCGAGACTCCGGTCACCGATGGCGAACGCCTGTATGTCTACTTCGGCAATCTGGGCGTGTTTTGCTATGCGCTCGACGGCGAGCCTCTTTGGTCGCGCACCCTGGGCACTTACAAGACCGCGTCGGGCTGGGGGACCGGTGGTTCGCCGGCGATCTTCAACGACCGCTTGTACGTTTTGAACGACAACGAGGACCAATCGTTCCTTTCAGCGCTCGACACGAAAACCGGCGCCGAGATGTGGCGCACGCCGCGCCCCGAAAAAAGCAGTTGGTCGACTCCGTTCGTTTGGAATCACGCCGATCGGACTGAGATCGTTGTCTCGGGCAGTGGCGCCGTGCGATCCTACGACCTGGACGGAAAGATGCTGTGGCAACTGGGGGACATGTCCGGCAACGCGATCCCGACGCCGATGGCCGGCCCGAACTTGCTGTACGTCAGCTCGGGCTATTTCATGGGGAACAAGAAGCCCATCGTGGCTGTCCGTCCCGGCGCGAGCGGCGATATCACGCTCGCGCCTGATGCGACGAGCAACGATTTCGTCGCCTGGTGCCAGCGTAAAGCGGCGCCGTACAATCCCTCGATCCTGCTCTACAAGGGGTTGATCTACTCGATTACCGATCTGGGGCTGACGTCGTGCTTCGATGCCCAGACCGGCGCCGCGCTGTACGAAAAGAAAAGACTTCCTAATGCGAAGGCGGTCACGGCCTCGCCCTGGGCGTACAACGGACAGGTCTTTTGCCTGAGCGAGTATGGCGAGACGTTCGTCATCAAGGCAGGCCCGGACTTCGAAGTGGTGCGCGTCAATTCTTTGGCCGATGACGACATGTGCCTGGCCACGCCGGCGATCGCCGGCGATAAACTGTTGCTGCGCAGCGATCGTCGTTTGTACGCGGTCCAAAAATCTGCCAAGATTGCCGCCGGCAAGGCAGAATAG